CAGCTTGAAACTGTTCATTAACAGTATCTAACGCCGTCAGCATTGTATCCATTAGACTTGCAGATACCTCACGCTGCCCGTTACGCAAAATATCGAATACGTTCTCCGCACCGTGACAAGTATCGACCAGTTCGGTCAATGAAAGAAAACCGGCCCCGCCTTTGACGGTGTGGAATCCACGAAAGATTGCATTTAAAAGATCTTTGTCGTCGGGGTTGTTTTCCAATTCTACCAACTGCTCAGAAAGCAGCTCTAGAATTTCTCCTGCCTCGACCAAAAAGTCCTGTAGAATATCTTCGTCTAATTCATAGCTCATAAGTTACCTCTAAAACCCAAGACTTGAGAGTAAGTCGTCGACTTCGTCTTGTGATGAAACCGCATCATCCCTTTCATGAGGGTTGAGTATTGGCCCCTCTGGGTCTATCGATGAATTGTTCTTATTGTTTGCAGCATTTTCCAGCTGGCTAGCACCAAATGCTGTCAGAATTTCCACCAGCCGATCCTCTACTTCGTTAACCAAAGTAATGACTCGACTAATAATCTGACCTGTTAAATCTTGGAAATCCTGAGCCATTAGAATCTCGGTTAATTGCCCTCTGAGTTCAGTACTATCGCCCTCTACCTCGCTCAACAATGCATCAATACGATGGCAAAGTGCTTTAAACTCTGTCAGATCAATCCGACCATGCATTAACTCATTCCATTGAGGGCGAACCTGAAGCAACCCGTCATGCAAGTTATCCGCTATTGGCATACAGCGGTCTACAGCATCCATGGTTTTGTTTGCCGCTGTCTCTGTTTTTTCAATAACATACTTGAGTCGGTCCCTAGCATCAGGGATTTCATCATTCGCGATCTCACTCATACGTTCATCAAGGCTAAACTGCTTGATAGACTCGTGAAGGTCACGCGTTAGCTCGCCTATTTCCTGTAGCATTGGATTAGAAGAGCCATCATGTATGTCTTTAACAAGTTGGTCAGCTTCATTCTGCTGATCGTTTTCTAACAACTCTACCAGGTGCTTTGCCTGTTCTAATGAAATCATTCTGAATTGGCCTTTTGCGATACTTCGTCAATTCCTTGACTTATAAACGCTCAAAGATTTTATCTAATTTTTCTTTTAGTGTAGCTGCAGTAAATGGCTTAACGATGTATCCGTTTACACCAGCTTGCGCAGCTTCAATGATTTGTTCGCGCTTTGCTTCTGCTGTGATCATTAGAACAGG
This window of the Vibrio neptunius genome carries:
- a CDS encoding protein phosphatase CheZ, encoding MISLEQAKHLVELLENDQQNEADQLVKDIHDGSSNPMLQEIGELTRDLHESIKQFSLDERMSEIANDEIPDARDRLKYVIEKTETAANKTMDAVDRCMPIADNLHDGLLQVRPQWNELMHGRIDLTEFKALCHRIDALLSEVEGDSTELRGQLTEILMAQDFQDLTGQIISRVITLVNEVEDRLVEILTAFGASQLENAANNKNNSSIDPEGPILNPHERDDAVSSQDEVDDLLSSLGF